In Desulfosudis oleivorans Hxd3, the DNA window CAGGAGGTTTCATGGAATTTGACGGCAAACTGATTGAACAGGTAAACACCAACCCGCTTTACACGGCCATCGGCATTCGCATTGAAACGGCGCAGGACGGCATGGTCACGGCCCGGCTTGAACCCGCGCCGGCCATGTGCTGGCCCTTTGCCGGCCAGCCCCACGGCGGGGTCCTTTTTACCCTGATGGACACCACCATGGCCTGGGCCGCCATTTCCGGCCAGCCGGAATTCGGCTCCTGCACCACCATTCACGCGGACATTCAGTACACCCGCCCGGCCCGGGGAGCGTTTTTCACCTGCCGGGCCGAAGTGGTGTCAAAGACAACACGGATCAGCTTTATCCACTCCACGATCAGCGATGCGGACGGCGCTGTCCTGGCCATGGGCCAGGGCACCTACCGGCTCATGAAAATGCCCCTGGTGTAATCATGGATACCAGGAGAACCCCGCCAATGCTTTATGAGATTAAAGATGCATCCGGCCTGCCTGTCCGGGACGGCGGAATTTTTTGTTTCAAGAGCGGAAAAACGGAGTATACTATTTGGAATCCAAAAGACTTTTGTCTTCAACCGAACAGAATAGGGGAGACTTATGCTGACCGACCTCCAGCTGATGACCATTGCGCCGTTTATTGATGAAACCATTCGGAACCTGAAAGCCATGTGCGGGCTTTCCGCCAGTTCAGGTGACCCGTTTTTAGACGATGTGGAGAAGTTCCGTTTCAAGGGATATGCCGTGGCCGCGCCCACCCGGGGCAAAATCAACGGCGTCATCCTGCTGCATAAATATATTGAAACCGCATTGACCATCGGCAACCGCCTGCGGCACCACATGCTGTCTGAAATCGATGAGCACGAAGAGATCAACGAAGAGATGCAGGTGGCCCTGGCCGAGTGGGGCAACACCATCATCGGCAACGCCACCCGGTTTCTGTCCGACAAGAACCTGGGCATCACCTTTGATCCCCCTTACTTTATCACCGACACGGAAAACCTGAACTCCCTTCTGGCCCATGCCAGCGAGGTCATCTCCATTCCTATTCACATTGACGCGGGCCGGTTTTATTTTAATTATATTTTAAACAGGGACGACAACGCGGACGCTGAATCGGGCGGCATTCCAAAGGACGGAAAAATTCTGATCGTGGATGATTCGGCGTTCAGCCGGTCGGTGGTCAAGAAATACTTAAAAGCCATCGGCTACGAAAACACCCTGGAGGCGGCCAACGGCCGGCAGGCCGTGGAAATGAACGAAACCGAGCGGCCGGACATCATTTTTCTGGATTATGTCATGCCGGAAATGACCGGGT includes these proteins:
- a CDS encoding PaaI family thioesterase translates to MEFDGKLIEQVNTNPLYTAIGIRIETAQDGMVTARLEPAPAMCWPFAGQPHGGVLFTLMDTTMAWAAISGQPEFGSCTTIHADIQYTRPARGAFFTCRAEVVSKTTRISFIHSTISDADGAVLAMGQGTYRLMKMPLV
- a CDS encoding response regulator yields the protein MLTDLQLMTIAPFIDETIRNLKAMCGLSASSGDPFLDDVEKFRFKGYAVAAPTRGKINGVILLHKYIETALTIGNRLRHHMLSEIDEHEEINEEMQVALAEWGNTIIGNATRFLSDKNLGITFDPPYFITDTENLNSLLAHASEVISIPIHIDAGRFYFNYILNRDDNADAESGGIPKDGKILIVDDSAFSRSVVKKYLKAIGYENTLEAANGRQAVEMNETERPDIIFLDYVMPEMTGFEALQRIRLADKKVPIVMCTSISDRNAIAECRALGIAGYVIKPLTADEGPRKLQALLRNPRR